From a single Paenibacillus sp. FSL W8-0426 genomic region:
- a CDS encoding AbrB/MazE/SpoVT family DNA-binding domain-containing protein, which yields MKPAGVVRKVDQLGRIVLPKSLRKRYQMNEGDPVEILVQGDHIILERYRPKCIFCGSMEEVNEFKERYICAQCLTDMTQLPQLG from the coding sequence ATGAAACCAGCAGGAGTTGTCCGCAAGGTTGACCAATTGGGTAGAATCGTATTGCCTAAATCTTTGCGCAAAAGGTATCAAATGAATGAAGGGGATCCAGTAGAGATTTTAGTCCAAGGGGACCATATCATTTTGGAGAGATATCGTCCGAAGTGCATTTTCTGTGGATCGATGGAAGAAGTGAACGAGTTCAAAGAGCGTTACATATGCGCACAGTGTTTGACGGACATGACCCAACTTCCGCAACTTGGGTAA
- a CDS encoding HAMP domain-containing sensor histidine kinase, translated as MSIRLKLTAWYSGILAAVLIFWGVVIYAFVYFNSYQEVEQQLKVKSARITEQIGVNPLSQSLDLDPFTESQLQEAQIYIQLWDYQSRSGKISGNMEKLGIQFRVLSTSEILKERGISKVYVNGTPFLVNQQPLSLQGTNEIRGTLQVGANVSSQERLLEALLNILIFGWLVAMALAITSGLILARKSMRPLVNVVDAANQIQSGDDLSVRIQYSGPKDEIGRLIETVNNMLERTEQSFRGLEETNAAQRRFVSDASHELRTPLTTIRGNVDFLKKLWDEESLERSNLDEDTIKQMSLEAIDDMADEGKRMSRLISDMLSLARADTGQKIELQPIPLQILVQEVARRSQFLDRQAEWHPGDFSILNGIYVNGNKDYLQQMLFIFIENAFKYTPDGSVTMDAILYKGQVGLRVSDTGIGMERDEVPHIFDRFYRADESRGATPGIGLGLSIAKWIIEEHHGSVEVVTRRGEGTTFIIWLPVVFAPPIE; from the coding sequence ATGTCCATCCGGTTAAAATTAACCGCTTGGTATTCAGGCATCCTGGCTGCGGTATTGATCTTCTGGGGAGTTGTCATCTATGCATTCGTATATTTCAATTCCTATCAGGAAGTGGAACAGCAATTAAAGGTAAAGAGTGCCCGAATTACGGAACAAATCGGCGTAAACCCGCTGTCCCAGTCGCTGGATCTGGATCCATTTACGGAAAGTCAGCTTCAGGAAGCGCAAATATACATCCAGCTGTGGGATTATCAGAGCCGATCCGGGAAAATATCCGGCAATATGGAGAAACTCGGCATCCAGTTTCGCGTGCTGAGTACAAGCGAAATTTTGAAAGAACGCGGCATATCCAAAGTATACGTTAACGGAACGCCATTTCTGGTGAATCAACAGCCCTTGTCCCTTCAGGGAACCAATGAGATCAGAGGCACATTGCAGGTTGGCGCCAACGTGAGCTCTCAGGAAAGATTGCTTGAGGCCTTGCTCAACATTCTTATTTTCGGCTGGCTTGTCGCGATGGCTCTGGCGATTACGTCCGGGCTGATCTTGGCGCGCAAGTCGATGCGCCCACTAGTCAACGTGGTCGACGCCGCCAATCAGATTCAGTCGGGAGATGACCTGAGCGTCCGCATCCAGTATTCGGGGCCGAAGGATGAGATCGGTCGCCTCATCGAGACGGTAAATAATATGCTGGAGCGCACGGAGCAGTCTTTCCGCGGACTGGAGGAGACGAATGCGGCACAGCGGCGGTTCGTGTCGGATGCTTCGCATGAGCTGCGCACGCCGCTGACGACGATCAGGGGCAATGTGGATTTCCTTAAAAAGCTATGGGACGAGGAAAGTTTGGAGCGATCCAACCTTGACGAGGACACGATCAAGCAAATGTCTTTGGAAGCCATTGATGACATGGCCGACGAAGGCAAGCGCATGAGCAGGCTGATCAGCGACATGTTGTCCCTGGCCAGGGCGGATACCGGCCAAAAAATCGAGCTGCAGCCGATTCCGCTGCAGATTCTGGTGCAGGAAGTGGCGCGCAGATCCCAATTCCTCGATAGGCAGGCAGAGTGGCATCCGGGGGATTTCTCCATCCTGAACGGCATCTACGTGAACGGCAACAAGGATTATTTACAGCAAATGCTGTTTATTTTTATTGAAAATGCATTCAAGTATACACCGGACGGATCGGTGACGATGGATGCCATTTTGTACAAGGGGCAGGTGGGACTGCGAGTCAGCGATACGGGGATTGGCATGGAACGGGATGAAGTGCCTCACATCTTTGATCGCTTCTATCGCGCGGACGAGTCGCGCGGGGCAACACCTGGCATCGGCCTCGGCCTGTCCATCGCGAAATGGATCATCGAGGAACACCATGGTTCTGTGGAAGTGGTGACGAGACGCGGCGAAGGAACGACCTTTATAATCTGGCTGCCGGTAGTCTTTGCTCCACCTATTGAATAA
- the serC gene encoding 3-phosphoserine/phosphohydroxythreonine transaminase produces MERVGEVLTKRAYNFNAGPAALPLEVLERAQAEFVDFRNTGMSIMEMSHRGAVYESVHNEAQERLLSLLGNPKGYKVLFLQGGASTQFAMLPLNLLSEGKTASYVMTGSWAKKALAEAKLIGETHIAASSEADKYMRLPDVSNLDLPANAAYVHLTSNETIEGTQFKAFPDTGAVPLIADMSSDIFCKPFDLNQFGMIYAGAQKNLGPSGITVVIAREELLSSSPKTIPTMFRYSTHLDNNSLYNTPPSFSVYMVNEVLKWIEEQGGLAGIEQKNVKKAELLYNAIDASQGFYRGCVDASDRSLMNVTFRLATEELEKQFIKASEQEGFVGLKGHRSVGGLRASIYNAAPYESVKALTDFMNHFQQTNG; encoded by the coding sequence ATGGAAAGGGTGGGGGAAGTTTTGACAAAGAGAGCTTACAATTTTAATGCAGGACCAGCAGCATTGCCATTGGAGGTATTGGAAAGAGCCCAAGCCGAGTTCGTAGATTTCCGCAATACGGGCATGTCCATCATGGAGATGTCTCACCGTGGAGCCGTGTACGAATCTGTACATAACGAGGCGCAGGAACGTTTGCTGTCGCTGCTGGGCAACCCAAAAGGATACAAGGTATTGTTCCTTCAGGGCGGAGCGAGCACCCAATTCGCCATGCTGCCGCTGAATCTTCTTAGCGAAGGGAAGACTGCGAGCTACGTCATGACGGGCAGCTGGGCCAAAAAGGCGCTGGCTGAAGCGAAGCTGATCGGAGAGACACATATCGCCGCATCTTCCGAAGCCGACAAATACATGCGTTTGCCTGACGTTTCCAACCTGGATCTGCCTGCAAATGCGGCTTATGTGCACTTGACGTCCAATGAAACGATTGAAGGCACCCAGTTCAAAGCATTCCCGGACACAGGAGCCGTGCCGCTCATCGCAGACATGTCGAGTGACATTTTCTGCAAGCCTTTCGACTTGAATCAATTCGGCATGATTTATGCCGGTGCTCAGAAAAACCTGGGGCCGTCCGGAATTACGGTGGTCATCGCCCGTGAAGAGCTGCTGAGCAGCTCGCCAAAAACGATCCCGACGATGTTCCGTTACAGCACGCACCTGGACAACAATTCCCTCTACAACACACCGCCTTCCTTCTCGGTATACATGGTAAATGAAGTGTTGAAATGGATCGAGGAGCAGGGCGGACTGGCTGGCATCGAACAGAAAAACGTCAAAAAAGCAGAGCTTCTTTATAACGCCATCGATGCTTCCCAAGGCTTCTATCGCGGTTGCGTCGATGCTTCCGATCGCTCTCTGATGAACGTGACGTTCCGTCTTGCTACGGAGGAGCTGGAAAAACAATTCATCAAAGCGTCAGAACAAGAAGGGTTCGTCGGTCTGAAAGGACACCGCAGCGTAGGCGGTCTTCGTGCCTCCATTTACAATGCGGCACCTTATGAGAGCGTAAAAGCATTGACCGATTTCATGAACCATTTCCAACAAACGAACGGTTAA
- the trmL gene encoding tRNA (uridine(34)/cytosine(34)/5-carboxymethylaminomethyluridine(34)-2'-O)-methyltransferase TrmL, translating to MALHIVLVEPEIPANTGNISRTCAATGAHLHLVRPLGFRTDDATLKRAGLDYWHAVHIEYHDSFEEVQQKYPEGRFFYATTKAKNRYSDFEFRDGDFFVFGKETKGLPPELIAANPETAMRMPMTGDVRSLNLSNSAAIIVYEALRQLQFPGLD from the coding sequence ATGGCATTACACATCGTTCTGGTTGAACCTGAAATCCCGGCAAATACAGGCAATATTTCGCGGACTTGCGCAGCAACGGGTGCGCATCTTCATCTGGTGCGTCCGTTGGGCTTTCGAACGGATGACGCTACATTGAAACGTGCCGGATTGGATTATTGGCATGCCGTGCATATCGAATACCATGATTCGTTTGAAGAGGTACAGCAGAAATACCCGGAGGGGCGTTTTTTTTATGCGACAACCAAGGCGAAAAACCGGTATAGCGACTTCGAGTTCCGTGACGGGGACTTTTTTGTGTTTGGCAAAGAAACCAAAGGTTTGCCGCCCGAGCTGATTGCCGCCAATCCGGAAACGGCCATGAGAATGCCGATGACAGGGGATGTGAGATCTCTCAATTTATCCAATTCCGCGGCGATCATCGTATATGAAGCATTGCGTCAGCTCCAATTTCCGGGTCTGGACTAA
- the glnA gene encoding type I glutamate--ammonia ligase has translation MSVENVLKSIQENNIEWVDFRFVDLAGRAHHISLPASAVDADTFVNGVAFDGSSIAGFRGIEESDMVMMPDPESTYVDPFTAHPTLNVMCDIFTPDGERYERDPRSIAVKAEAYLQETGIGTAAFFAPESEFFIFDDVRYESGTNSSSYYVDSEEASWNTNRKEEGGNLGFKVRTKGGYVPVAPVDTQQDIRSEMCRLLEEAGLSVERHHHEVATAGQAEINFRFDTLVKTADNLLVYKYIVHNTARQYGKTATFMPKPLFGDNGSGMHVHQSIFNGDTPLFYEKGGYANLSEMALHYIGGILYHAPALIALTNPSTNSFKRLVPGYEAPVNLVYSKGNRSAAVRIPVAAVTPKGCRIEFRTPDSTANPYLAFAAMLMAGLDGIKRKINPTELGYGPLDKNIYDLSDADKENIRSVPASLEEALDALAADHEFLTEGNVFTKEFIDNYINLKRDEAKSVAIRIHPHEYSLYFDC, from the coding sequence ATGTCGGTAGAAAACGTATTGAAATCAATTCAAGAGAACAACATCGAGTGGGTAGATTTTCGTTTCGTAGATTTGGCTGGTCGTGCGCATCACATTTCCTTGCCGGCTTCCGCCGTTGACGCAGACACCTTTGTGAATGGAGTTGCCTTTGACGGTTCCTCGATTGCAGGTTTCCGTGGAATTGAAGAGTCCGATATGGTTATGATGCCAGATCCTGAATCGACTTACGTCGATCCGTTCACTGCACATCCTACGCTGAATGTTATGTGTGATATTTTCACACCGGACGGAGAGCGCTATGAGCGTGACCCACGCAGCATCGCTGTAAAGGCTGAAGCTTACCTGCAAGAAACAGGCATCGGTACAGCTGCATTCTTCGCACCAGAATCCGAGTTCTTCATTTTCGACGATGTACGTTACGAGAGCGGCACGAACAGTTCTTCCTACTACGTTGATTCCGAAGAAGCTTCCTGGAACACCAACCGTAAAGAAGAAGGTGGAAACCTGGGCTTCAAGGTACGTACCAAAGGTGGTTATGTACCGGTTGCTCCAGTAGATACACAACAAGATATCCGCAGCGAAATGTGTCGCCTTCTTGAAGAAGCAGGCCTGTCCGTTGAACGTCATCACCATGAAGTGGCGACAGCAGGTCAAGCCGAAATCAACTTCCGTTTTGATACCTTGGTAAAAACAGCAGATAACCTGCTCGTATACAAATATATCGTTCACAACACAGCTCGCCAGTATGGCAAAACGGCAACGTTCATGCCTAAACCGCTGTTCGGCGACAATGGTAGCGGAATGCACGTTCACCAATCGATCTTCAACGGCGATACCCCATTGTTCTATGAAAAAGGCGGATATGCCAACCTGAGCGAAATGGCTTTGCACTACATCGGCGGTATTCTGTACCATGCACCTGCGCTGATCGCTTTGACAAACCCAAGCACGAACTCGTTCAAACGTTTGGTTCCTGGTTACGAAGCACCGGTTAACCTGGTTTACTCCAAAGGTAACCGTTCTGCAGCGGTACGTATTCCGGTTGCAGCCGTGACACCTAAAGGTTGTCGTATCGAGTTCCGTACACCTGACTCCACAGCTAACCCATACTTGGCGTTCGCAGCCATGCTGATGGCCGGTCTGGACGGAATCAAACGCAAAATCAACCCGACGGAGCTGGGTTACGGACCGCTTGACAAAAACATCTACGACCTGTCCGATGCTGACAAAGAAAACATCCGCAGCGTACCTGCTTCCCTCGAAGAAGCATTGGATGCTTTGGCAGCAGACCATGAGTTCTTGACTGAAGGTAACGTATTTACAAAAGAATTCATCGATAACTACATCAACCTGAAACGTGATGAAGCAAAATCCGTTGCGATTCGTATTCATCCACACGAATACAGCCTCTACTTCGACTGCTAA
- a CDS encoding serine hydrolase: protein MSTLPNQFVRSIDEQGLNVYSIRVLQHGELISAWDRSKDCRRVQHSISKSFTCMAIGLALEEGLLRLDTRLGEYFAYDVLPQNHPTALSSRELRLIDLLRMSSGHDTPPLFADERAALKENDWVKHYMSLALDRLPGEHFTYSSGDTFMISALFQAAAGQTVKNYLTPRLFEPLGIHNVAWETSPLGITLGCAGLQISNEELSRFGQFLLQEGSWKGSQLVPAEWIRRSTRKQIETTGDGDWGEGYGYQFWMCSHDAYRADGAYGQLCVVLPKQQAVVAVNSQEENMQGILNAIWDSILPLLN, encoded by the coding sequence ATGTCTACTCTGCCGAATCAGTTTGTTCGTTCGATCGATGAACAAGGTTTGAATGTATATTCCATTCGTGTCCTCCAGCATGGAGAACTCATCTCGGCCTGGGATCGAAGCAAGGACTGCCGCCGGGTGCAGCATTCGATCAGCAAATCTTTTACGTGCATGGCGATCGGGCTTGCGCTTGAAGAAGGCCTGTTGCGGCTGGATACCCGGCTTGGGGAGTACTTTGCTTATGATGTATTACCCCAGAATCATCCAACTGCCTTGTCTTCAAGAGAGCTTCGCCTGATCGATTTGCTCCGGATGTCTTCCGGACATGACACTCCTCCTTTATTTGCAGATGAACGGGCCGCTTTGAAGGAGAACGATTGGGTCAAACATTATATGTCCCTAGCGCTGGATCGTTTGCCTGGCGAGCATTTCACGTACAGCAGCGGCGATACGTTCATGATTTCGGCACTGTTCCAGGCAGCCGCTGGCCAGACGGTGAAGAATTACCTGACCCCGCGCTTGTTCGAACCGCTAGGCATTCATAACGTAGCGTGGGAAACGTCTCCACTTGGCATAACGCTGGGATGTGCCGGTTTGCAGATCAGCAACGAGGAACTCAGCCGCTTCGGACAATTTCTGCTGCAGGAAGGCAGCTGGAAAGGCTCGCAGCTGGTGCCTGCCGAATGGATTCGTAGGTCAACCCGCAAACAAATCGAAACAACGGGCGACGGAGACTGGGGGGAAGGATACGGTTATCAATTCTGGATGTGTTCCCATGATGCTTACCGTGCGGATGGCGCTTATGGCCAGCTTTGTGTGGTTCTGCCCAAGCAGCAGGCGGTCGTTGCCGTCAATAGTCAGGAAGAGAACATGCAGGGCATTTTGAACGCGATCTGGGACAGCATTTTACCGCTCTTGAATTAA
- the aroF gene encoding 3-deoxy-7-phosphoheptulonate synthase, producing the protein MIVIAGKSAAEEQIQEIVTVIEKEGLQAHVSRGEDRTIIGLIGKVEPKMAEHLRQMKGVENVVKISKSYKLASRDFHPSDTVINIKGVEIGGKELVVMGGPCAVESAAQIDEIAGLVKAAGGQVLRGGAFKPRTGPYSFQGTGVEGLIMMAEAGKKHDLLTITEVMTPEYVDICAEYADILQVGTRNMQNFDLLRKLGECGKPVLLKRGFSATYDEFLNAAEYILAGGNPNVMLCERGIRTFETYTRNTLDLSAIPVLQSLSHLPVISDPSHGTGRRELVEPMTKASVAAGANGLIIEMHTDPDNSMTGDGVQSLFPDQFAGLLQDLEKLAPLVGRTFSTAKQPADFFPARVGV; encoded by the coding sequence ATGATCGTAATTGCAGGCAAGTCAGCCGCGGAGGAACAAATTCAGGAAATCGTGACCGTAATCGAAAAGGAAGGGCTTCAAGCTCATGTATCCCGAGGGGAAGATCGCACGATTATTGGTCTCATCGGCAAGGTGGAGCCAAAGATGGCCGAGCATTTGCGCCAAATGAAGGGCGTCGAAAATGTTGTGAAAATCTCGAAATCCTATAAACTGGCAAGCCGTGATTTCCACCCGTCCGACACGGTCATCAACATTAAAGGCGTCGAAATCGGCGGAAAAGAACTGGTTGTCATGGGCGGACCTTGTGCTGTTGAATCGGCTGCACAGATCGACGAAATTGCCGGATTGGTCAAAGCTGCTGGCGGACAGGTGCTTCGCGGCGGAGCGTTCAAACCGCGCACAGGTCCATACAGCTTCCAAGGAACAGGCGTGGAAGGCTTGATCATGATGGCCGAAGCGGGCAAGAAGCATGACCTGTTGACCATCACGGAAGTCATGACTCCCGAATACGTTGATATTTGTGCTGAATATGCGGACATTCTGCAGGTAGGCACACGTAACATGCAGAACTTTGACTTGCTGCGCAAATTGGGCGAGTGCGGGAAACCTGTTCTGCTAAAACGTGGATTCAGTGCGACATACGATGAATTCCTTAACGCTGCCGAGTACATTCTGGCGGGGGGGAATCCAAATGTTATGCTGTGTGAACGCGGCATTCGTACGTTTGAAACGTACACGCGCAACACGCTTGACCTGTCTGCAATCCCTGTTCTGCAGTCCCTGAGTCATTTGCCGGTCATTTCCGACCCTAGCCATGGCACGGGCCGCCGCGAGCTCGTAGAGCCGATGACGAAGGCCTCCGTGGCAGCTGGCGCGAACGGACTGATTATCGAGATGCATACCGACCCGGACAATTCCATGACGGGCGATGGCGTGCAATCCTTGTTCCCTGACCAATTTGCGGGCCTGCTGCAGGATCTGGAGAAGTTGGCTCCATTGGTGGGCAGAACGTTCAGCACGGCCAAACAGCCGGCAGATTTCTTCCCGGCCAGAGTGGGCGTTTAA
- a CDS encoding ABC transporter permease subunit, whose product MKPAAEGPSKKLKGSPGGNPLWKEMWKHRMTYTLLIPGLAWLILFAYMPMGGLSLAFKDYKANLGILGSPWVGFENFKYVFRDPTFIDAVWRTLYINILKLIIQFPFPIILALLLNELRMRRGKKWFQTILTFPHFLSWIIVSGVVINVLAYDGLVNSTLALLGLPTINFLGSESNFVPMLLLTDIWKSTGWSAIIFMAAISGIDQDQYESAQIDGASRLQQMFRITLPNIMPTITVMFILSVGGLMSSGFDQIFNLANAATKNVSEVLDVYIYRITFQSSTDFSFSTAVSLFRSLVNMILLILADRFAKMLGGDGLFR is encoded by the coding sequence TTGAAACCTGCAGCCGAAGGACCTAGCAAAAAGCTGAAGGGAAGCCCTGGCGGCAATCCGCTCTGGAAAGAGATGTGGAAGCACAGAATGACCTATACCCTGCTTATACCGGGGCTCGCGTGGTTGATTCTGTTCGCTTACATGCCGATGGGCGGTCTGTCTCTGGCTTTCAAGGACTACAAGGCCAACCTTGGCATCTTGGGCAGTCCATGGGTTGGATTCGAGAATTTCAAATACGTGTTCCGTGACCCGACCTTTATCGATGCCGTATGGCGTACGTTGTACATTAATATCCTGAAACTGATCATCCAGTTCCCGTTCCCGATCATTCTGGCCTTGCTCTTGAACGAACTGAGAATGCGCAGAGGGAAAAAATGGTTCCAGACCATCCTGACGTTCCCGCATTTCCTGTCCTGGATCATCGTGTCCGGGGTCGTTATCAACGTTCTGGCTTATGACGGACTGGTCAACAGCACGCTGGCCTTGCTTGGATTGCCAACCATCAACTTCCTTGGTTCGGAATCCAACTTTGTACCGATGCTGCTGCTTACGGATATCTGGAAATCGACGGGATGGAGCGCAATCATCTTTATGGCCGCCATTTCGGGGATTGACCAGGATCAATACGAGTCCGCACAGATTGACGGTGCGTCCCGTTTGCAGCAAATGTTCCGCATCACATTGCCGAATATTATGCCAACGATCACAGTCATGTTTATCCTGTCCGTGGGCGGTCTGATGTCTTCCGGTTTCGACCAGATTTTCAACTTGGCCAACGCCGCAACCAAAAACGTATCGGAAGTGCTGGACGTTTACATCTACCGCATTACGTTCCAGTCTTCAACCGACTTCTCGTTCTCGACAGCAGTCAGCTTGTTCCGTTCCCTCGTGAACATGATCCTGTTGATTCTCGCTGACAGATTTGCCAAGATGCTTGGCGGAGACGGTTTGTTCCGATAA
- a CDS encoding carbohydrate ABC transporter permease, translating into MSKKRSKSKIGTDRMTALDYFIFAVLLVLALMILIPFWNVIMISFATQKEYASNPLLMFPKEFTLDSYRALFADGSIFTGYKNTLILLVIGLPLSMFLTTSMAYGLSRNKFPFKRFIFFLVLFTMIFNGGIVPLYLIMKTLHLTGTLWSVILAGSFSAFNMILMMNYFYTVPESLMESARLDGAGEWRILFSVVLPLATPIIATITLFYGVAYWNSWYDAMIFLRKADQLPLQNVLRSIIVQSQTNASNASSLDAVKASNFSMGMKMAAVFVTMVPIMCFFPMLQKHFAKGVLTGAIKT; encoded by the coding sequence ATGAGCAAGAAAAGATCCAAATCCAAAATCGGCACGGATAGAATGACCGCTCTCGATTATTTCATTTTTGCCGTTCTGCTTGTGCTTGCGCTCATGATTCTGATTCCGTTCTGGAATGTCATCATGATTTCGTTCGCAACGCAAAAAGAATACGCGAGCAACCCGCTCTTGATGTTCCCGAAAGAATTCACGCTGGATTCATACCGAGCGCTGTTCGCGGATGGAAGTATCTTTACGGGATACAAAAATACGCTGATCCTGCTCGTCATCGGTCTGCCGCTCAGCATGTTCTTGACCACGAGCATGGCATATGGACTCAGCCGCAACAAGTTTCCTTTTAAAAGGTTCATCTTCTTTCTGGTTCTGTTCACCATGATCTTCAACGGAGGGATCGTGCCGCTGTACCTGATCATGAAAACACTTCATCTGACGGGAACGTTGTGGTCCGTCATCCTGGCAGGCAGCTTCAGTGCCTTCAACATGATCCTGATGATGAACTACTTCTATACCGTGCCTGAATCGCTGATGGAATCGGCGAGGCTGGACGGGGCGGGAGAATGGAGAATTTTGTTCTCTGTCGTGCTTCCGCTGGCAACGCCGATTATCGCAACCATTACGCTCTTCTATGGCGTCGCTTATTGGAACAGTTGGTACGACGCGATGATCTTCCTGAGAAAAGCGGACCAGCTTCCGCTGCAGAACGTATTGCGCTCCATCATCGTTCAATCGCAAACGAACGCGTCCAACGCATCAAGCCTCGATGCCGTCAAAGCCAGCAACTTCTCGATGGGCATGAAGATGGCTGCCGTATTCGTAACGATGGTACCGATTATGTGTTTCTTCCCGATGCTGCAAAAGCACTTTGCCAAAGGGGTATTAACAGGGGCTATCAAGACCTGA
- a CDS encoding 4-hydroxy-3-methylbut-2-enyl diphosphate reductase, producing the protein MEVLRISPRGYCYGVVDAMVLARQAARNLDLPRPIYILGMIVHNQHVTDSFEDEGIITLDGPNRMEILSQVESGTVIFTAHGVSPEVRKLAREKGLTTVDATCPDVTKTHDLIREKTAEGYEIIYIGKKNHPEPEGAIGVAPDKVHLIEKEEEIAELDVPAGKILITNQTTMSQWDIKHIMSRLLEKYPGAEIHNEICLATQVRQEAVAEQAGQADLVIVVGDPRSNNSNRLAQVSEEIAGVRAYRVGDVTEIKQEWLQDVAKVAVTSGASTPTPITKEVIAYLEQYEHDKPETWEIKRTVNMSKLLPPVREKARNHS; encoded by the coding sequence GTGGAAGTATTGCGAATTTCGCCGCGGGGGTATTGCTACGGGGTTGTGGATGCGATGGTGTTGGCACGCCAGGCAGCGCGCAACCTTGATTTGCCCCGGCCTATATATATATTGGGCATGATCGTGCACAATCAACATGTAACGGATTCCTTTGAGGATGAAGGCATCATAACGCTGGACGGTCCGAATCGAATGGAAATCTTAAGCCAGGTGGAGAGCGGAACGGTTATATTTACGGCTCATGGCGTATCGCCTGAAGTACGCAAACTGGCGCGGGAGAAAGGTTTGACCACCGTTGACGCGACCTGTCCGGACGTGACGAAAACCCATGATCTTATTCGGGAAAAAACGGCCGAGGGATACGAGATCATTTACATCGGCAAAAAGAACCATCCTGAGCCTGAAGGAGCGATCGGCGTTGCGCCAGACAAGGTTCATCTGATCGAAAAGGAAGAAGAGATCGCCGAACTTGACGTGCCGGCAGGCAAAATATTGATTACCAATCAGACCACGATGAGCCAGTGGGACATTAAGCACATTATGAGCCGGCTTTTGGAGAAGTATCCGGGTGCCGAGATCCACAATGAAATCTGTCTCGCGACCCAGGTCCGTCAGGAAGCCGTGGCAGAGCAGGCCGGTCAGGCGGATTTGGTTATTGTGGTTGGCGACCCGCGCAGCAACAACTCCAATCGACTGGCACAGGTGTCGGAAGAGATTGCGGGCGTTCGCGCTTACCGCGTCGGCGACGTGACCGAAATCAAGCAGGAATGGCTGCAAGACGTGGCCAAAGTGGCGGTAACTTCCGGCGCGTCGACGCCGACGCCGATTACGAAAGAAGTCATCGCTTACCTCGAGCAGTACGAACACGACAAACCGGAAACGTGGGAAATCAAGCGGACGGTGAACATGAGCAAGCTGCTTCCCCCTGTGCGCGAGAAGGCGCGCAACCATTCATAA
- a CDS encoding alpha/beta hydrolase family protein — protein sequence MAHITIETGSATLCMNTSIHVVSCDSGNTSGGTIYLLHGAGDNASTWHRLTTIEMYAQKYGCTVIMPEANRSYYTDMEYGLNYFYYITQELPELCRRQLNLNPDPDKTYVAGLSMGGYGALKCALTYPERYRKVVSLSGVTDLQTRLQDPQMPPGMIKEMKAVFGERLQVKPDQDLYALSAKLLQEGRRLPEILNCCGESDPFVDMNRRFAEYMQGTAYDFRYVESPGSHEWTFWEHHLETMFHFLFEDKTTVE from the coding sequence ATGGCACATATCACGATTGAAACGGGATCGGCCACCTTGTGCATGAACACCAGCATTCATGTCGTGTCCTGTGACTCCGGAAATACTTCTGGAGGGACGATATACCTATTGCACGGGGCAGGCGATAATGCGAGCACTTGGCATCGCTTGACTACGATTGAGATGTATGCGCAAAAATACGGCTGTACCGTCATTATGCCGGAAGCAAACCGAAGCTATTACACCGACATGGAGTATGGCCTGAATTACTTTTATTACATCACGCAAGAATTGCCCGAACTATGCAGGCGCCAGTTAAACCTGAACCCTGATCCAGACAAAACCTACGTAGCTGGGTTGTCGATGGGTGGATACGGAGCGTTAAAATGCGCACTGACATATCCCGAACGTTACCGTAAGGTCGTTTCGCTTTCCGGCGTGACCGATCTTCAAACCCGGCTTCAAGACCCGCAAATGCCTCCGGGTATGATCAAAGAAATGAAAGCGGTTTTTGGAGAACGTTTGCAGGTCAAACCCGACCAGGATTTGTACGCGCTGTCCGCCAAGCTGCTGCAAGAGGGCCGAAGATTGCCGGAAATTCTTAACTGCTGCGGTGAAAGCGACCCGTTCGTGGACATGAACCGCCGCTTTGCGGAGTACATGCAAGGCACTGCATACGATTTTCGATATGTGGAATCCCCGGGAAGCCATGAGTGGACATTCTGGGAGCACCATCTGGAAACGATGTTTCATTTTTTGTTTGAAGATAAGACAACAGTAGAGTGA